A genomic region of Planococcus kocurii contains the following coding sequences:
- a CDS encoding AbgT family transporter: MKKQVQNGDKQGIFIRFLNIIEKLGNKLPDPFMIFVYLAVVVIIASFIFSLFDASVVHPGTGETLAIQNLLSGLGLQYIVTSMLENFTGFAPLGTVLAIMLGIGLAEKVGLLEIVIRKTILKAPASLVTYAIAFVGIMGNIASDAAQILIPPLAAMVFYKIGRHPLAGLAVGFASAGAGFTANLLIVGTDALLSGISTEAAAILNDQIIVTPADNWYFNIVSVFVLTVVAALVTEKIIEPKLGEYEGDKIIDVSAEENPKANKGLRNAGLAGLAYIMMIIILIAWPDSTLRNEEGGLIPSPFLTGIVPFILGLFIVLGVAYGKTVGVIKNSRDAVNFMGESIKDMSGFIVLIFAASQFIAYFTWTNIGTWIAVNGAELLTQINFTGIYLIIGYILFTSMLNFLISSGSAKWALEAPVFVPLFMQLGYHPAFTQMAYRIGDSSTNIVTPLNPYFIVVLSFVREYDKKAGMGTLISLMIPYTLSFLIVWIIMFLIFFYAGWQFGPGITPYL, from the coding sequence ATGAAAAAACAGGTACAAAATGGAGACAAGCAAGGAATTTTCATCCGCTTTCTCAATATCATTGAAAAGTTGGGCAACAAACTACCTGATCCGTTCATGATTTTTGTGTATTTAGCAGTCGTTGTCATAATCGCATCTTTTATCTTTAGCTTATTCGATGCTTCTGTTGTCCATCCAGGAACTGGAGAAACCTTGGCTATTCAGAACTTGTTATCGGGACTAGGACTTCAATATATTGTAACTTCCATGTTGGAGAACTTTACAGGATTTGCTCCGTTGGGAACTGTATTGGCTATTATGCTTGGAATCGGCTTAGCTGAAAAAGTGGGTTTATTGGAAATCGTAATCCGTAAAACTATTTTAAAAGCACCCGCATCGCTCGTTACATATGCTATTGCATTCGTAGGAATTATGGGGAATATCGCATCTGACGCGGCTCAGATTTTAATACCGCCTCTAGCAGCAATGGTGTTTTATAAGATTGGTCGTCATCCACTTGCGGGCTTGGCCGTTGGATTTGCCAGTGCTGGAGCTGGATTTACAGCGAATTTATTGATTGTCGGAACAGATGCGTTGCTGTCGGGTATCTCGACAGAAGCAGCAGCTATTCTTAACGATCAGATTATTGTTACACCAGCGGATAATTGGTACTTCAATATTGTTTCAGTTTTTGTGCTGACGGTGGTTGCGGCTTTAGTGACAGAAAAAATCATTGAACCAAAACTTGGGGAATATGAAGGCGACAAAATAATTGATGTCAGTGCTGAAGAAAATCCGAAAGCCAATAAAGGATTGCGGAACGCGGGATTAGCTGGACTGGCTTATATTATGATGATAATCATCCTAATTGCATGGCCAGATTCAACTTTGCGTAACGAAGAAGGTGGATTGATACCATCCCCGTTCTTGACTGGAATTGTACCGTTTATACTAGGCTTATTTATTGTGCTTGGTGTTGCTTATGGGAAAACCGTTGGTGTCATTAAAAACTCTCGTGATGCAGTAAACTTTATGGGCGAATCTATTAAAGATATGTCAGGATTTATTGTACTTATATTTGCAGCTTCTCAATTTATCGCTTACTTCACATGGACAAATATTGGAACATGGATCGCGGTAAATGGTGCAGAATTATTGACTCAAATCAATTTCACTGGAATATATCTCATTATCGGATATATCCTCTTTACGTCCATGCTGAATTTCCTGATTTCTTCAGGATCTGCTAAATGGGCTCTAGAAGCACCCGTTTTTGTGCCACTGTTTATGCAATTGGGTTATCATCCGGCATTCACGCAGATGGCTTATCGGATTGGAGATTCTTCCACCAATATTGTGACTCCTCTAAATCCATATTTTATCGTCGTCTTGTCGTTTGTAAGAGAATACGATAAAAAAGCAGGAATGGGAACTTTAATTTCGTTGATGATTCCCTATACACTGTCTTTCCTTATTGTTTGGATTATCATGTTCCTAATTTTCTTCTATGCAGGATGGCAATTTGGCCCAGGAATCACACCTTATTTATAA